A single window of Halobacterium jilantaiense DNA harbors:
- a CDS encoding ABC transporter ATP-binding protein, giving the protein MSDVAPAVVLDGVRKTYELGGQPVHALRGVSLRLPRGSYTAVMGPSGSGKSTLMNLVGCLDTATEGRVVVDGENVGDLSEEARTTIRGTAVGFVFQTFNLMPRLTAAENVALPMLFQGVPSRQRDQRAADLLDRVGLGERTGHRPNELSGGQRQRVAIARALANDPALLLADEPTGNLDSETGRDIMALFADLHAAGNTVLVVTHERHIAEHADRIVHLLDGEVEREERVAEPRRPTATGGGEQ; this is encoded by the coding sequence ATGAGCGACGTGGCACCCGCGGTCGTGCTCGACGGCGTGCGGAAGACCTACGAGCTCGGCGGTCAGCCCGTCCACGCGCTCCGGGGCGTCTCCCTGCGGCTCCCCAGGGGGTCGTACACGGCCGTGATGGGGCCCAGCGGCTCCGGGAAGTCGACGCTGATGAATCTCGTCGGCTGCCTCGACACGGCCACCGAGGGCCGGGTGGTCGTCGACGGCGAGAACGTCGGCGACCTCTCCGAGGAGGCCCGAACCACGATTCGGGGGACGGCAGTCGGGTTCGTCTTCCAGACGTTCAACCTCATGCCGCGGCTCACCGCCGCCGAGAACGTCGCGCTGCCGATGCTGTTTCAGGGCGTGCCGAGCCGCCAGCGCGACCAGCGCGCCGCCGACCTCCTCGACAGGGTCGGGCTCGGCGAGCGCACCGGCCACCGACCGAACGAACTGTCGGGCGGCCAGCGCCAGCGGGTCGCCATCGCTCGCGCGCTCGCCAACGACCCGGCGCTGTTGCTCGCCGACGAGCCCACGGGGAACCTCGACTCGGAGACCGGCCGGGACATCATGGCGCTGTTTGCGGACCTCCACGCCGCCGGCAACACCGTCCTCGTCGTCACGCACGAACGCCACATCGCCGAGCACGCCGACCGCATCGTCCACCTGCTCGACGGCGAGGTCGAGCGCGAGGAGCGCGTCGCGGAGCCCCGGCGACCGACCGCGACCGGGGGTGGTGAGCAGTGA
- a CDS encoding DUF7350 domain-containing protein: MRRRRFLAGLGASGLAASAGCLGFLETEPANREPPLPENRPDEPYYPTHYEGMEMAGTSANGRYRAMLSYTFPHRFWTVTGEETERVDFESSEDAHLMVSVWDDEAGVALPATSPRIEYTNPDGETGRVNPWQMLSQRMGVHYGDNVELGPDGDYEATVQVSPGGTRRTDDVQVPDGPLTFSFSFPFSQGRLNDLEFTDIAGDREGTPGAVDPMGMDAVSAGQTPAAESFPLEVRGTQTAAGAEFVAATADERGTLATGSDETYVAVSVRSAHSRFPLAAATLSLDAAGDTHQLVPTLDPELGYHYAAAVPGLGDGDALTVRQDAASQLARHEGYETAFFGVDPMEF; encoded by the coding sequence ATGCGTAGGCGTCGCTTCCTCGCCGGCCTCGGCGCGAGTGGGCTGGCGGCGAGCGCGGGGTGTCTGGGGTTCCTGGAGACGGAGCCCGCGAACCGGGAGCCGCCGCTGCCCGAGAACCGCCCCGACGAGCCCTACTACCCGACGCACTACGAGGGCATGGAGATGGCGGGGACGAGCGCGAACGGTCGGTACCGGGCGATGCTCTCGTACACGTTCCCGCACCGCTTCTGGACGGTCACGGGCGAGGAGACCGAGCGCGTGGACTTCGAGTCCAGCGAGGACGCCCACCTGATGGTCTCCGTGTGGGACGACGAGGCGGGCGTCGCGCTGCCCGCCACGAGCCCTCGCATCGAGTACACGAACCCCGACGGCGAGACCGGGCGCGTGAACCCCTGGCAGATGCTCTCTCAGCGGATGGGCGTCCACTACGGCGACAACGTCGAACTCGGGCCTGACGGCGACTACGAGGCGACCGTGCAGGTGTCGCCCGGCGGCACCCGCCGAACCGACGACGTGCAGGTGCCGGACGGCCCGCTGACGTTCTCGTTCTCGTTCCCGTTCTCGCAGGGCCGCCTGAACGACCTCGAATTCACCGACATCGCGGGCGACCGCGAGGGGACGCCGGGCGCTGTCGACCCGATGGGGATGGACGCCGTCTCGGCCGGCCAGACGCCGGCCGCCGAGTCGTTCCCGCTGGAGGTCCGAGGCACCCAGACCGCCGCGGGAGCCGAGTTCGTCGCTGCGACCGCCGACGAGCGCGGGACGCTGGCGACCGGGAGCGACGAGACGTACGTCGCGGTCTCCGTGCGCTCGGCGCACAGCCGCTTCCCGCTGGCGGCCGCCACGCTCTCGCTCGACGCCGCCGGCGACACCCACCAGCTCGTACCGACGCTCGACCCGGAGCTCGGCTACCACTACGCCGCGGCCGTCCCCGGGCTTGGTGACGGCGACGCGCTGACGGTCCGACAGGACGCCGCCTCGCAGCTCGCCCGCCACGAGGGCTACGAGACGGCGTTCTTCGGCGTCGACCCGATGGAGTTCTGA
- a CDS encoding DUF7405 family protein, with amino-acid sequence MDRDQRGVPRREFLKAAVAIGGASALSACLDREEVSVPTGTDDPSSLPARQHAWNAHAARDDAGNVLPPRHHVLLHFDYDGDPEADRATVESALRSLERAYEWSNDGLLFTLGYTPAYFDALGGPPAGVDLPRPEALSDLEDPTLDEPAAILHLASDHAQVVLEAGEAMKGERDTANDESVDAALTDAFSFVERRTGFVGTGLPADNQDVDGVPDSEPVDEDSPLYMGFKSDFEGSQATEDRVTIQSGPFAGGTTQHVSHIDLDLRQWYEQDSREQREAKMFCPVHADEDRIEGTGENLGDDPQLDDSPPAEQTAREDGIVGHGQKLKSVREDGRPIILRRDFDSTDGGRAGVHFLALQRDISDFVTTRDAMNAEDISSETAVGRRTNNGIRQYLSVTNRGNYLLPPRDLRALPTPEGGDA; translated from the coding sequence ATGGACCGCGACCAGCGCGGCGTCCCGCGGCGCGAGTTCCTGAAAGCCGCCGTCGCCATCGGCGGCGCGAGCGCGCTGTCTGCGTGCCTGGACCGCGAGGAAGTGTCCGTCCCCACGGGGACCGACGACCCGTCCTCGCTGCCGGCACGCCAGCACGCCTGGAACGCCCACGCAGCCCGCGACGACGCCGGGAACGTCCTGCCGCCCCGCCACCACGTCCTCCTCCACTTCGACTACGACGGCGACCCGGAGGCGGACAGAGCAACGGTCGAATCCGCTCTCCGGAGCCTCGAACGCGCCTACGAGTGGTCGAACGACGGCCTCCTGTTCACACTCGGCTACACGCCGGCGTACTTCGACGCGCTCGGCGGTCCGCCTGCGGGCGTCGACCTCCCACGCCCCGAGGCGCTCTCGGACTTGGAGGACCCGACGCTCGACGAACCGGCTGCGATTCTCCACCTCGCAAGCGACCACGCCCAGGTGGTTCTGGAAGCCGGCGAGGCGATGAAGGGGGAGCGCGACACCGCCAACGACGAGTCCGTAGACGCGGCGCTCACCGACGCGTTCTCGTTCGTCGAGCGCCGAACCGGCTTCGTCGGGACGGGGCTGCCGGCCGACAATCAGGACGTCGACGGCGTCCCCGATTCGGAGCCCGTCGACGAGGACTCCCCGCTGTACATGGGGTTCAAGTCTGACTTCGAGGGGAGTCAGGCGACCGAGGACCGCGTCACCATCCAGTCCGGGCCGTTCGCGGGCGGCACCACCCAGCACGTCTCTCATATCGACCTCGACCTGCGGCAGTGGTACGAGCAGGACAGCCGCGAGCAGCGCGAGGCGAAGATGTTCTGTCCCGTCCACGCCGACGAGGACCGCATCGAGGGCACCGGCGAGAACCTCGGGGACGACCCCCAGCTCGACGACTCGCCGCCCGCCGAACAGACGGCCCGCGAGGACGGCATCGTCGGCCACGGCCAGAAGCTCAAGTCGGTGCGGGAGGACGGCCGCCCCATCATCCTCCGCCGTGACTTCGACTCGACGGACGGCGGCCGCGCGGGCGTCCACTTCCTCGCGCTCCAGCGCGACATCAGCGACTTCGTCACCACCAGAGACGCCATGAACGCCGAGGACATCTCCAGCGAGACCGCAGTCGGACGGCGCACGAACAACGGCATCCGCCAGTACCTCTCGGTCACCAACCGGGGGAACTACCTGCTGCCGCCGCGCGACCTTCGGGCGCTCCCGACGCCGGAGGGCGGCGATGCGTAG
- a CDS encoding trans-sulfuration enzyme family protein: MDRHRQFETLAVGHGEDPAETQRGDVVSPIHLASTFAAPELDTEMSLDDVDPDAGEFVYSRLNNPTRHALERRLAALEGGDHGFAFASGTSAIATAIFAAVEPGDHVVAFDDLYAGTRRMLEALFRDSLGVDVSFVDATDPDNVADAIRPETTFVWMETPTNPLMKLCDVEAIADIADDAGVRFGVDNTFLSSYFQQPLDLGADIVAHSTTKYLNGHSDSLGGALVTSDDAIAEQVGFLQQVGLGNVLAPFDAYLTLRGTKTLSPRMRDHEANALAIAEYLDDHDQVAAVHYPGLDSHPQHDLADAQQSGYGGILSVELEGTIEDAKRFVDALDEFALAVSVGGVESLVELPAAMTHEPIPRAEREEMGITDTLVRLSIGIEAVEDLVADLDRGFDAMTRETVTN; the protein is encoded by the coding sequence ATGGACCGCCACCGGCAGTTCGAGACGCTCGCCGTCGGCCACGGCGAAGACCCCGCCGAAACGCAGCGCGGCGACGTGGTCTCCCCTATTCACCTCGCGTCCACGTTCGCCGCCCCCGAACTCGACACGGAGATGAGCCTCGACGACGTCGACCCCGACGCCGGCGAGTTCGTCTACTCCCGCCTCAACAACCCGACACGTCACGCGCTGGAGCGTCGCCTCGCCGCGCTCGAAGGCGGCGACCACGGCTTCGCGTTCGCGTCCGGCACCTCCGCCATCGCCACAGCCATCTTCGCCGCCGTCGAACCCGGCGACCACGTCGTCGCCTTCGACGACCTCTACGCCGGCACCCGCCGCATGCTCGAAGCCCTCTTCCGGGATTCGCTGGGCGTCGACGTCTCGTTCGTGGACGCCACCGACCCCGACAACGTCGCCGACGCCATCCGTCCCGAGACGACGTTCGTCTGGATGGAGACGCCGACGAACCCCCTCATGAAGCTCTGCGACGTCGAAGCAATCGCCGACATCGCCGACGACGCCGGCGTCCGCTTCGGCGTCGACAACACCTTCCTCAGCTCCTACTTCCAGCAGCCTCTGGACCTCGGCGCGGACATCGTCGCTCACTCCACCACGAAGTACCTCAACGGCCACAGCGACTCGCTCGGCGGGGCGCTCGTCACCAGCGACGACGCCATCGCCGAACAGGTCGGCTTCCTCCAGCAAGTGGGGTTAGGAAACGTGCTCGCGCCCTTCGACGCCTACCTCACGCTCCGGGGGACCAAGACGCTCTCGCCTCGGATGCGCGACCACGAAGCCAACGCGCTCGCCATCGCCGAGTACCTCGACGACCACGACCAGGTCGCCGCCGTCCACTACCCCGGCCTCGACAGCCACCCGCAGCACGACCTCGCGGACGCCCAGCAGTCGGGCTACGGCGGCATCCTCTCGGTGGAACTGGAGGGCACTATCGAGGACGCCAAGCGCTTCGTCGACGCCCTCGACGAGTTCGCGCTCGCCGTCAGCGTCGGCGGCGTCGAGTCGCTCGTGGAGCTCCCGGCCGCGATGACCCACGAGCCGATTCCGAGAGCGGAACGCGAGGAGATGGGCATCACCGACACGCTCGTCCGGCTGTCCATCGGCATCGAGGCCGTCGAAGACCTCGTCGCCGACCTCGACCGCGGGTTCGACGCGATGACCCGCGAGACGGTCACGAACTGA
- a CDS encoding CBS domain-containing protein has product MDDIFVGQLMSDDLYTATKDTLVEDAADTMLSNGIGSLVVVDDDGHLEGILTTTDFVDIVARSKPKAETTVERYMTADVETARVGDSIQDIADAMVEHGFHHMPVVDEDGTVVGLISTTDLTAYISTVQTPSPA; this is encoded by the coding sequence ATGGACGATATTTTCGTGGGACAGCTGATGTCCGACGACCTCTACACGGCCACGAAGGACACGCTCGTCGAAGACGCCGCGGACACCATGCTCTCGAACGGCATCGGGTCGCTCGTCGTCGTCGACGACGACGGCCACCTCGAAGGAATCCTCACGACCACCGACTTCGTCGACATCGTCGCTCGCAGCAAGCCGAAGGCCGAGACGACGGTCGAACGCTACATGACGGCCGACGTCGAGACCGCGCGCGTCGGCGACTCCATTCAGGACATCGCGGACGCGATGGTCGAACACGGCTTCCACCACATGCCCGTCGTCGACGAGGACGGCACCGTCGTCGGCCTCATCTCCACGACGGACCTGACGGCGTACATCTCCACGGTCCAGACGCCCAGCCCGGCCTAG
- a CDS encoding plastocyanin/azurin family copper-binding protein, translating to MLKSTGAAVAATMLAGCSSGGDGDDGGDSESEETTAGDDGGDDSGSSGENTVAVSPDGDLNFKPEELTVSVGDTVTWDFQAPSHNVSAWPDMQDKISIPDGAEGFGTMEKGGEAFATVDEGTTFEHTFETAGEYTYVCTPHAASGMVGTIVVEE from the coding sequence ATGCTGAAATCTACGGGCGCGGCCGTCGCAGCCACGATGCTCGCCGGCTGTTCCAGTGGCGGGGATGGTGACGACGGTGGCGACTCCGAGAGTGAGGAGACGACGGCCGGCGACGACGGCGGTGACGACAGTGGCAGTTCCGGCGAGAACACCGTCGCAGTCTCTCCGGACGGCGACCTGAACTTCAAGCCCGAGGAACTCACGGTCTCCGTCGGCGACACCGTCACCTGGGACTTCCAGGCACCGTCACACAACGTCTCCGCGTGGCCGGACATGCAGGACAAGATTTCGATTCCGGACGGCGCTGAGGGCTTCGGGACGATGGAGAAAGGCGGCGAAGCCTTCGCTACCGTCGACGAGGGCACCACGTTCGAACACACCTTCGAGACTGCCGGCGAGTACACGTACGTCTGCACGCCGCACGCGGCGTCGGGTATGGTCGGCACCATCGTCGTCGAAGAGTAA
- a CDS encoding BMP family lipoprotein codes for MVYALGGLDDRSFNDAANRGVQRARLDHGIEYTNHEPGSVPAFADVQAELAASTNPNYDLVCCIGFLQAEGLSATAPEYGDQQFMIVDSVVDADNVASYVFEEHKGSFQAGHLAGLLTSRDVSLGGGATNPEEATVGFVGGVDQPLIHKFQAGFEAGVAYADEDIDVLTEYLGNFNDAQGARDIAADMYESGADIVYHAAGGAGLGVFQAAQAHGRYALGVDSDQSRSNPRYADVVLASMVKRVNIAVYDAVAATVEDALPVGEVVSLGLDRDGVGIVYGTSLEPAIPDDVRDALAESRQAVVAGDIDVPSELPPTGGA; via the coding sequence ATGGTGTACGCGCTCGGCGGGCTCGACGACCGGTCGTTCAACGACGCGGCGAACCGCGGCGTCCAGCGCGCCCGCCTCGACCACGGCATCGAGTACACCAACCACGAACCCGGCAGTGTTCCCGCGTTCGCGGACGTCCAGGCGGAGCTCGCCGCTTCGACGAACCCGAACTACGACCTCGTCTGCTGCATCGGCTTCCTCCAGGCCGAGGGGCTGTCCGCGACAGCGCCGGAGTACGGCGACCAGCAGTTCATGATCGTGGACTCGGTCGTCGACGCCGACAACGTCGCCAGCTACGTCTTCGAGGAGCACAAGGGCTCGTTCCAGGCCGGCCACCTCGCGGGCCTGCTGACCTCCCGTGACGTGAGCCTCGGCGGCGGCGCGACCAACCCCGAGGAGGCCACCGTCGGCTTCGTCGGCGGCGTCGACCAGCCGCTCATCCACAAGTTCCAGGCGGGGTTCGAAGCGGGGGTCGCGTACGCGGACGAGGACATCGACGTGCTCACCGAGTACCTCGGGAACTTCAACGACGCCCAGGGCGCTCGGGACATCGCCGCGGACATGTACGAGTCCGGTGCCGACATCGTCTACCACGCCGCCGGCGGTGCCGGCCTCGGGGTCTTCCAGGCAGCGCAGGCCCACGGCCGGTACGCCCTCGGCGTCGACTCCGACCAGTCCCGCAGCAACCCGCGGTACGCCGACGTCGTACTCGCGAGCATGGTGAAACGCGTGAACATCGCGGTGTACGACGCCGTCGCCGCGACCGTCGAGGACGCTCTGCCGGTGGGTGAGGTCGTCTCCCTCGGCCTCGACCGCGACGGCGTCGGTATCGTCTACGGCACGTCACTGGAGCCGGCGATTCCCGACGACGTCCGCGACGCGCTCGCCGAGTCACGGCAGGCAGTCGTCGCCGGCGACATCGACGTGCCATCGGAACTTCCACCGACGGGTGGTGCCTGA
- a CDS encoding methyl-accepting chemotaxis protein produces MAGSILARVAGALDRLAPGFVRRRYAAKFAIAFLAVLVVIGGAGAFTFQETSAAVERQTTQQLAETSQIEGDGIGSWVEQQRTHTRSISQGDPLRSDRQAAAYILLQDELLPDDVVSMHLVNASRDEVVASTELPLEGRALSELQAPWTTASVPEGPGNNSEVWSSRRSYRSPVLNDEPVMAFASSVPKRDGSYLVVVTRIQSQVDRLTDPNSTKQTTILNTDDETVLNIDREFDTDTHSDSLAAIRDANGTAAPVTSVSGGRVYAFAPVPHTDWVTVTSVDTAQAFSVRDTVGETVGLLVLLAVVSLSVVGFVLGKRTVDPLKRLRDRAERIEAGEFDVDLSTSRIDEIGRLYGSFDDMRVSLQQRIQEAEEAVENAEAARAEAEELRTDAEDAQAEAERAKEDAEEASQRLQKRAAEYSGVMQEVAAGDLTKRLDEDAEEAAMREVAVEFNAMLDGLEATVGEVAVFADQVADATLEVATGAEEIETTSQTVSERIQEIADGAIRQHDDLETAAGEMDQLSASIEEVAASSTTVAQTAEEAVDRGETGREAAESALEDMAEIESLSADAVDQILELQSRMADIGEIVDFITDIAEQTNMLALNANIEAARADKDGEGFAVVADEVKSLAEETKQAAADIESEIEAVQTETDDTVSDIRATSDHIDTGVETVREAADAIEDTVDAIEDANHGIQEIADATDDQADATQSVVRRVDEVADISQNVTQDAEQVSAAAEEQSASVAEIARSADELRERADSLATTVGQFEARDRDDATTGSESSNDTASVDD; encoded by the coding sequence ATGGCGGGCAGCATCCTCGCGCGGGTCGCCGGTGCGCTCGACCGGCTCGCGCCCGGGTTCGTCCGCCGACGGTACGCGGCGAAGTTCGCCATCGCGTTCCTCGCGGTGCTCGTCGTCATCGGCGGTGCCGGCGCGTTCACCTTCCAGGAGACGTCCGCCGCGGTTGAGCGCCAGACCACGCAACAGCTCGCGGAGACCAGCCAGATCGAGGGCGACGGCATCGGGTCGTGGGTGGAACAGCAGCGCACGCACACGCGGTCAATCTCGCAGGGCGACCCCCTGCGGAGTGACCGGCAGGCGGCGGCGTACATCCTCTTACAGGACGAGTTACTCCCTGACGACGTGGTGAGCATGCACCTCGTGAACGCCAGCCGCGACGAGGTCGTGGCGAGTACGGAGCTCCCGCTGGAGGGGCGCGCCCTCTCGGAACTCCAGGCTCCGTGGACGACGGCGTCCGTGCCGGAAGGCCCCGGCAACAACAGCGAGGTCTGGTCGAGCAGGCGGTCGTACCGGTCGCCCGTGCTCAACGACGAGCCCGTGATGGCGTTCGCCAGCTCGGTGCCGAAACGAGACGGCTCGTACCTCGTCGTCGTCACGCGCATCCAGAGCCAGGTCGACCGGCTCACGGACCCGAACTCCACGAAACAGACGACCATCCTGAACACCGACGACGAGACGGTCCTGAACATCGACCGCGAGTTCGACACCGACACCCACAGTGACAGCCTCGCGGCCATTCGGGACGCGAACGGCACCGCAGCCCCGGTCACGTCGGTCTCCGGAGGTCGCGTGTACGCGTTCGCGCCCGTGCCGCACACCGACTGGGTGACGGTCACGAGTGTCGACACGGCCCAGGCGTTCAGTGTCCGTGACACGGTCGGCGAGACCGTCGGGCTGCTCGTGTTGCTCGCAGTCGTCTCGCTGTCCGTCGTCGGTTTCGTCCTCGGGAAGCGCACGGTCGACCCGCTGAAGCGCCTGCGGGACCGCGCCGAACGCATCGAGGCCGGCGAGTTCGACGTCGACCTCTCGACGAGCCGCATCGACGAGATCGGCCGGCTGTACGGGAGCTTCGACGACATGCGGGTCTCGCTCCAGCAGCGCATCCAGGAAGCAGAAGAGGCGGTCGAGAACGCCGAAGCCGCGCGGGCGGAAGCCGAGGAGCTCCGCACGGACGCGGAAGACGCACAGGCCGAGGCCGAACGCGCGAAAGAGGACGCCGAGGAAGCCAGCCAGCGCCTCCAGAAGCGCGCCGCCGAGTACAGCGGGGTGATGCAGGAGGTCGCCGCCGGTGACCTCACGAAGCGCCTCGACGAGGACGCCGAGGAGGCCGCGATGCGGGAGGTCGCCGTGGAGTTCAACGCGATGCTCGACGGCCTCGAAGCCACCGTCGGCGAGGTCGCGGTGTTCGCCGACCAGGTCGCCGACGCCACCCTCGAAGTGGCGACCGGTGCCGAGGAGATCGAGACGACCAGCCAGACGGTCAGCGAACGCATCCAGGAGATCGCCGACGGCGCAATCAGGCAACACGACGACCTCGAGACCGCCGCGGGCGAGATGGACCAGCTGTCCGCGAGCATCGAGGAGGTCGCGGCGTCCTCCACGACAGTCGCGCAGACCGCCGAAGAGGCCGTCGACCGCGGGGAGACGGGCCGCGAGGCCGCCGAGTCCGCCCTCGAAGACATGGCGGAGATCGAGTCGCTGTCGGCGGACGCCGTCGACCAGATTCTCGAACTCCAGAGCCGCATGGCAGACATCGGCGAGATTGTCGACTTCATCACGGACATCGCGGAGCAGACGAACATGCTCGCGCTGAACGCGAACATCGAGGCGGCCCGCGCCGACAAGGACGGCGAGGGCTTCGCCGTCGTCGCCGACGAGGTGAAGAGTCTGGCAGAGGAGACGAAGCAGGCCGCGGCCGACATCGAGTCCGAAATCGAAGCGGTCCAGACGGAGACCGACGACACCGTCTCGGACATCCGCGCGACGAGCGACCACATCGACACCGGCGTCGAGACTGTCCGCGAGGCCGCCGACGCTATCGAGGACACCGTCGACGCTATCGAGGACGCCAACCACGGCATCCAGGAGATTGCGGACGCGACCGACGACCAGGCCGACGCCACCCAGAGCGTCGTCCGCCGCGTCGACGAGGTCGCAGACATCAGTCAGAACGTCACGCAGGACGCCGAACAGGTGTCCGCGGCCGCCGAAGAGCAGTCCGCGTCCGTCGCCGAAATCGCGCGCAGCGCGGACGAACTGCGGGAGCGCGCCGACTCGCTGGCCACGACCGTCGGTCAGTTCGAGGCTCGCGACCGCGACGACGCGACCACTGGGTCGGAGTCGTCGAACGACACCGCGTCGGTCGACGACTGA
- a CDS encoding DUF4367 domain-containing protein, which produces MALKRFPVVLGVVVVLLVASLAGCVGLEDSSTAQETTTAAPQTTAGESPSADVIEQHALSNNTSVESVTGTVTITTGTGNGTQTMEANVWQVPPNDVRYEYVSGPSEGTLLVSNESTFWMYNETTNTARRFQYDTGLAENLTRAFQNLSSEFTAEYQREETVSGRETYVVSVQPPNGTLGSVASNQTVWLDQENWFPVRTQVTTTVGNQTSTSTITYSNLTYNATIPADRFTFEPPTNATVENVTLPETRTFESVDAAAASVNFSVREPTTLPDGFALQNVTTTQSGATTAVSLTYANESSTLRVSQSTATGSATQGENVSVAGYDGSYVEFGERGILQWRTDRFTYSVSGPFSRSTLVAVAESLHE; this is translated from the coding sequence ATGGCTCTGAAACGGTTCCCGGTGGTTCTCGGTGTGGTTGTCGTCCTCCTCGTCGCGTCCTTGGCCGGATGTGTCGGTCTCGAGGACTCGTCGACGGCCCAGGAGACCACCACGGCAGCGCCGCAGACGACCGCAGGCGAGTCGCCGTCGGCGGACGTCATCGAACAGCACGCACTCAGCAACAACACGTCCGTCGAGAGCGTCACCGGGACGGTCACAATCACGACCGGGACCGGCAACGGGACACAGACGATGGAGGCGAACGTCTGGCAGGTCCCGCCGAACGACGTGCGCTACGAGTACGTGTCCGGCCCGAGCGAGGGGACGCTGCTCGTGTCGAACGAGTCGACGTTCTGGATGTACAACGAGACCACGAACACCGCCCGCCGGTTCCAGTACGACACCGGGCTCGCGGAGAACCTGACGCGAGCGTTCCAGAACCTCTCGTCGGAGTTCACCGCCGAGTACCAGCGCGAGGAGACGGTCTCCGGCCGGGAGACGTACGTGGTGTCCGTCCAGCCGCCGAACGGGACACTCGGCAGCGTCGCGAGCAACCAGACGGTCTGGCTCGACCAGGAGAACTGGTTCCCCGTGCGGACGCAGGTGACGACGACGGTCGGCAACCAGACGTCGACGTCGACGATCACGTACTCGAATCTCACCTACAACGCGACGATTCCGGCCGACCGATTCACGTTCGAGCCGCCGACGAACGCGACCGTAGAGAATGTGACGCTCCCGGAAACGAGGACGTTCGAGTCGGTCGATGCGGCGGCCGCATCAGTGAACTTCTCGGTCCGCGAGCCGACCACGCTCCCGGACGGCTTCGCTCTGCAGAACGTCACAACCACGCAGTCGGGTGCGACGACGGCCGTGTCGCTGACATACGCGAACGAGTCGTCGACGCTGCGGGTCAGCCAGTCCACGGCCACCGGGTCGGCGACGCAGGGCGAGAACGTGTCCGTGGCCGGGTACGACGGGTCGTACGTGGAGTTCGGCGAACGGGGGATTCTACAGTGGCGGACTGACCGGTTCACGTACTCGGTGAGCGGGCCGTTCTCGCGGTCGACGCTCGTCGCAGTCGCGGAATCGCTCCACGAGTGA
- a CDS encoding thermonuclease family protein, with protein sequence MASEEVPAVEFVTAAELREFRLRTVFVRGLLSALFRCIIIQRQIRQRGVKQIIATIGLAMLLATAGCMGGGTSTDTTTAMTTDASTPTAAPTSATTTAAPVETVEKAPSTEPTGAKSFQTGNKTGIASRTVSGDTFLFYYDEADEHALVKLADVSTPPLNESEVTPADYGYHEAANESETQAHKKAIVGYGYDAASAVENDLNRIGGAPTIVHTDRTTENGTPLVYVYFENDNGEKVMFNEYLLQQGMATLTNSDSPYADALQAAETTARENNVGLWAHDDANESNERSVY encoded by the coding sequence GTGGCGAGTGAGGAAGTGCCGGCCGTCGAGTTCGTCACGGCCGCCGAACTGCGGGAGTTCCGTCTCAGAACTGTCTTCGTGAGAGGGTTGTTGTCGGCCCTTTTCAGATGTATTATTATACAACGTCAGATTAGGCAGCGTGGAGTGAAACAGATTATCGCAACTATCGGTCTCGCCATGTTGCTCGCCACTGCGGGTTGCATGGGTGGAGGAACGTCTACGGATACGACAACTGCGATGACGACTGACGCATCAACACCGACAGCCGCACCGACGAGCGCCACGACCACTGCGGCACCTGTTGAGACTGTCGAGAAAGCGCCGTCCACGGAACCGACTGGGGCGAAGTCGTTCCAGACCGGGAACAAGACGGGTATCGCCAGCCGCACCGTCTCTGGTGATACGTTCTTGTTCTACTATGATGAAGCGGACGAGCACGCGCTGGTGAAGCTCGCTGACGTGAGCACTCCGCCGTTGAACGAGTCCGAAGTTACGCCTGCCGACTACGGCTATCACGAAGCGGCCAACGAGAGCGAAACACAGGCACACAAGAAGGCGATTGTGGGGTACGGGTACGATGCAGCCTCGGCTGTAGAGAATGACCTGAACCGGATAGGTGGTGCCCCGACTATCGTTCATACTGACCGGACGACCGAGAACGGGACGCCTCTCGTGTACGTCTACTTCGAGAACGACAACGGTGAGAAGGTGATGTTCAACGAGTACCTCCTCCAGCAGGGCATGGCTACACTGACGAACTCCGACTCCCCGTACGCAGATGCACTACAGGCTGCGGAGACGACTGCTCGGGAGAACAACGTGGGTCTCTGGGCACACGACGACGCCAACGAGAGCAACGAGCGTTCGGTGTACTAG